The Silene latifolia isolate original U9 population chromosome Y, ASM4854445v1, whole genome shotgun sequence sequence TTGAGGAAGAGTCAGAAATTCGAATGGACTGAAGAACATGAAAAAGCGTTCGAAGAACTCAAAAGCTACTTAAGCACACCACCGTTGCTCGCAAAGCCAGAGCAAGGGGAACCACTATTCTTGTACCTTACGATCACGGAAGCAAAATTGTAAGCGCGGTCTTAGTCAAAGAACAGGAGGGAGGCAAGATCCCGTATATTACATTAGCAAGTCTCTGCTTCCCCGAGAGACCAGGTACACTTCTTTCGAAAACTAGCATTGGCTTTGGTTCGTCTGCTTATAAATCAAGCGCCGTACTTTGAATCTCACACCATCCATGTCATAACCAATTACCCACTAAAGACTATTATGAGGAAGCCCGAACTTTCGGGGCGGAATGACTAAGTGGTCAATACATCTTAGTGGCTATGACTTGCAATTTGAACCCAGAACGGCGATAAAATCCCAAGCCCTAGCAGATTTCGTCTCTGACTTCTGCCCTGCCACCCATGGGGAGGCAGAAGAAGGAATGCTGGCAATAACAGGGAATCAGGATGGTGAAATATGGACCCTATACATTGATGGAGCCTCAAATGCAAGAGGGGCTAGTGTAGGTTTAGTCCTTCGATCTCCTAAAGGAGATATGATAGTACAGGCTATTAGATGTgagttcaaggcaaccaacaacgaAGCCGAGTACGAAGCCCTTGTACTTAGGATGCAGATGGCGTCAGGGCTCAAGGTGAGGAACCTGAGGGTATACAGTGACTCCTTACTTGTGGTGAATCACGTAAATAATGAATTTGTAGCACGTgattcaaagatgatagcctACTTGAAGATAGCCACAGAGCAAAAGTTAAAGTTTAGAACGTTCAAGATAACTCAGGTGCCGCGGGAGCAGAACGTGGAGGCAGACGCCCTGGCCACGTTAGGATCCACCTTCCAACCCACAGAGTTATCGAATATACCGATTACCCATGTGTTGACCCCACCATCCGTCAGGGGAGCCGATCGAGACCGGTAAAGAGGATGTACATATGCGGTATGCACAGGAGCCAGACCCTGGTTTCCACAAGAGGGACAAATAGGGATGCGATTGGAGGGCTCCATACCTAAATTGGCTAAGGGATGGGACACTCCTTGAAGACAGAAAGGAAGCACAAAGTTTCAGAATAAAAGCTTCTAGATATATCATGATTGAGAATATTCTCTTCAGAAATCATTGGCGGAGGACCATGCCTCGGTGCTTAGGCAAAGAGGAAGCTGAAACAAGATCTTGAAAGATGTGCACAAATGGGAATACGGAACCACGCCGGAGGACGAAGTCCAAAACAAAATCTTAAGACAAGGGtatttctggcccaccatgcgcgCAGACGTCGTAAATCACGCTAAACGCTGTGAGTCATGTCAAAAGGCGGCTCCAGCAATCCACCATCCAGCAGAACCAATGCATCTGATTATCTCTCCATGGCCGTTCAtgatgtggggcatggacatagtgggTAAGCTGCCCAGGGCTCCAGAAACAGGTATATATGCTAGTTATGACCGACTACTTCTCAAAGTGGATTGAAGCGAGAGGCAATGACAGAGGTAAAAGAACAACAAGTGATCTCTTTCATCAAGCGCAACATCATAAGCAGATTTGGGATACCATCCGAAATCATATGCGATAACGGGTCCCGGTTCATATCGGATAACACCAAGGTTTCATGCACGATGAAACATAACACTAAGAAAATCAGCCCCGGATATCCgcaaaccaacggccaagccgAGTCTAGCAACAAAATCATTGTGGAGAACCTCGGAAAAACTACCGAAGAGTTGGGGGAAAATGGGCGGATGAACTACCATTGGTACTGGGTCGACAGAACAACACCGAAAATGGCAACAGACCAAACTCCATTTAGCCTTGTATACGGAGCGGGCGTGATACCCTCGAAGTTCTGGTACCCACGCACAGATACGGCTGTCAGACGGCAGAGCAGAACAAAGTTGAAATGGCCAGGAGCCTGGATACCGTTGATGAGCTACGAGAGAGTGCCTACATACGTATGGCATCATATAAACAATCGGTAGCAAGGACATATAACAAGAATGTCAAAATCAGGACCCTTGAAGTAGGGGACCTCGTACTCAAAAGGGTATTCGAAAATACCAAGAACCACAAAGCAGGAAAGTTTGCCTACAAATGGGAGGGGCCATATCAGGTCAAAAGCGTTATCAAAAATGGGGcatacaggttgatgaccatgcaTGGTCAAATCCTGGATAAATCCTGGAACATCTGTCACTTGAAAcggtactttgtctgacaaagtgccAAAACTTAAGTGTACAAAGGACCTTTCAAAAGTccttgaagcaaaaaaaaaaaaaaaaaaaaaaaaagttggggGTTAGTATATGCTCTAGGCGTCAGTGTGTTTTAGAAAACTTTtcctttttttaaaattttttgttCTTTAGTCAAGTAGAGTCGTTTTTAAACCAAGTAGTTCAGGttgtggcttcctggatccaggtgttgccctggaacaccatgagatagcaccaggtaatTTGCGCTACTTTGGACCTTAAAATGCTTCTACCAAGAAAGGCTTTGATACTAATGTTGGTTACTTGTCAGATGAGGAACACTTTAAGGGTCCAGCCCCTGCCATGTGAGGCTACAAAGACGCTTATCTTAAATCAAGCCATATGGAgagcatacgccgaggtagcACGCAGGGTACGAcatactaagaccacccataccttaacgttaaCTCAGTAATCCCATAGCTATGTCGTCGATCAAAGAGTGCACGCACCAATTTCAaacgtctggaaccacaaggaacgcaacattccttgttagtcagGAACATTCAATGGAGGTACGCTCTAATCAGCCAACCCTAGtgataagatattttacgtcatgggtaaaatatATTATCAAAAGTCTGTCACCAGAAACAGGAGTTGTGCACCTGGAGCCAGGTCAGCTTCCTGGGTATATCTATGTGGAATCAAAACTCCAAAAATCAATGGCAAAAACGCAAGTATAACAAAAGTAGGGCCTGGAAACCTTGGCCTAGAGCTACTTTAAAATAGGGCACCTGTTACCTTTAGCAGGCGCCATCAAAAGTTCAAAACCTGCACACCGGCagacacaaaacgaaccaaaactagaaagaaaaaaaaagcttTTTACAAAACTTGCGCCACACAGGGCCAAGTCCCCAGATAATTTGGAATAAAAtttaagagaggtcaatcctctcgATAACTGCTTCCTGACCATTGCTCTGCTCCCCATGCTCTGTTTGCTTCTCCGTTGCAGGTGCCTGAACAGCCTCAGGAGTTACAGTGGCGCCATCACCAGTCTCCTTAGCCAGGATCTCCTCGACAGTCCCAGAGATGGCTCCAGAAATATCCATGGCTGTATACTCAGGCTCCGGGTTAGCAGCTTCAGCTTCAGGAGGAAACAGGGCGCTCAGATCCATGCCATTGGGAAATGCACGAGCAAACTCTGCCAACTCCTCCTCCAGGTTCCAGGACGTGAGCCTCCGCTCGGTATAGGCACGGATGCAGTCAATCCGCCCCTCAAAAGCAGTATAGGCACCCACATTCTTGGCTAGCTCAGCCATCTCTTCAGCACGGGCCTCTGCCTTTGTCAGCCCGGCAGTCAGAACGCAATTAGCCTCTTGGGTTCTCGCCAGCTGGTCTTTAGCTGCCTCCTTCTCTTTTAAAGCCGCATGGAGCGGCTCTCTCAACTTAGAGCAAGTAGCAGTGAGCTCCTTGTTCTTCCTCACAGAGGACAGACATTCAATCTTGGCCCTCTGCAACATCTTACGAAGATAGAGGGAAGATTGGAGAGACTGCAATAAAAAAAACGTTAGTCATGGAAGCACAGGggcaaaggaagaaaagaagcagtTTAAGGAGACTCACCAGGAAGCAGTGTTCCACAGCCAGGTCGGTCATTTCTTGGGGCGCAGTCGGGTCAAACGCCTTAGAGAAAGCCGGGGTCAGAAGCCTTTCCAGTGCAGGCCAGTAGTTGGCACGATCAGCGTCCCCAAACTCAGCAGGGAGGCGTAGCAGCAGTTCGTCAGTGTGAACAGGGGACCCAGGTGCACGCGATATTAGGTCACTTCGATGGGCTCTGGAGCAGGTCTGGAGGAGGATCTCCTTCTTGAGGAGGCAGGGGAGTTGGAGGAATCAGCAGTTCTTTTCCTGGCATGGCGTATCAGGATCTCAGAGGCAGACGGTCTAGCACTTCCTGCAGGGGGCACAAGAACGCAGGGATCGAATAAAGAACCAAAGGGAGGCAATAGATTCCAAGAGATTGAAGGGTGTTTACCAGAAGACATGGTTTCTTCGGTAGCAGAGTCGGCTAAGCCAGAGAGCAAAAGGGGGAACAGCCTGCGATCTTCAGGGATGGAAAAGATCTTGGCAACAGAAGTATCTTCGTCCTCAGATTTCTCGGGGTTCGTGAGTTCTGCATCAGATCAAAGAGTAAGAACAGTAAGTGACAAGAACAATCAAAAATGGATATGCAAAATATACTTACACTTAGCAAAAATCCAGCGCTCGAACAAGTAATCAGCATGAATGGGGAGAGAATCAAGCTTGACATAGAAAAAATCCGTATACCACCCGTCGTCCTTCCCTTTAGCAGCCGACTGGAGGAAGTTTTCAGTCTTCTCCACGGCCCTGAAAGTATATTGGTCGTGCCCCAGTGACCGACACTCAAACCTATGGGCCAGATCTGATAATCCAATCTCAGCGCCCAGGCTGTTGTTCAGAGCAACGGTGGACAAAAGGATTCTCCATGCATAAGGGGCGGTTTGGGCCATGGGTAGGGAATTCAAACGTATGAACTCCTGAATCATCAAGGGAAAAGGGAATCTAAGGCCAAGGGCGAAGGGATAAGTGTACAAACAGATCGACCCAGCGCGGAAGGCGTCTGCTTTCTAACCAGGTTTGGGGATGAGGATCACCACATCATCACCCAACCCAAGCAGAGCTTTGATCCTAGGTATATCCTCTTGGGTTAGGTGGGAGTCGCCGGAATGCGGTCTTTTGAGGACTCCCTGTGAAGGGAAGTCATCGTTTTCGAGGTCGATGGTGGTACAGGAAGATGATGTTAAACGGGTCTTAGCCATGATAAACGAGGAGAGAGAAGCAGAATTACCTGAGAAGACGGGAGGAGGCGGCACAGACAGTGAAAGGACGTTGACGAGAAGGGATTTGGGGAGGCGGAAATTTGAAGGGTTTGAGGAGAcgaaatgatgatgaaagagaGAATGGTGGGCGGGTGAGATTAAATAGGAGTAGGTAGTTGGGGTTTTTTAGAAATGTGAATTGAAATGGAGTATGCGAGAAGTCACTCAACGATACACTGCAATTTCCCGCTTAAATAATTAGGGTTGCACTTTTCGTagaaaattgggggcaaactgttaggcccaaaatctggatatgggctgacttGGGGCATCAGGCCTGGAAGCATTGCGGGATGTAGGATATCAGGGAGCCAGGGTAGCAGCATCAGCGGGCAACATAGGATGTGGGCGTTGATCTGCGCGGAAGAAGCTTGTGAGAGTCCAATCTGTTGCCAAATCCAAAGAAGGAAAGTCCTACCCGGTgtcaaattaggaataacttggagGAAAAACAAGAAACCCTAGCTCATCTATCTCCCCTATAAAAAGAGCCTCAATGCAAAGAAGAAAGATCATCGAAAAATACAAGAATCAACCCTAGCACTCACAGCAAACGAACAAACTGTACTTCctctcgaattatagtgaaaatattggtgggattccgtctccccccgcggttgtttcccacattgggttttccgcatcACCAAAAATTGCTTGTGTTCTTTGTTTACATCGCTCATACAGGATAACATACAACAATCATTCAAATCGTAACATAGACCTAACGCTAACaccgctttaaccctaaattggtagaaatttaccaaaacactcATCCTAATACATCTCTAATTCAAATTTAATAAAATCATTCGAATATTTAAGACTAATGCCTACCACCACAACAGAAATGTCTTTAGCTTATAAACAAAATAGCGTCGTTATACCGTATTTACTTACAAACTCTCTTATCACTAATTCATAATTAATGTAAACAAAGTAATAAGTGAGCAGTAGGTAGAGTGTACATCTGATATGCTATAACTAATGATGTAGTTTAAgctttataataaagttttcgagttttattttaaagattATGaactttactataaagtttctgaactcaaaaacattacatgcATGCTTAGTTAAAATTGAGTTTTAACGTCTTAACATGTACAGAGTAACTTACTAATATAAACTTTAAAAAGCTAAAAAAATCCACATAAACTCAATtatatatatgtttctttttTCTGGAAGTGAGTATCCCAACTATTACCGACActgatttattatataaaaatagtGAGATGTTGCTCGTGTGTATTCAAAGTAAATGATGACACTAATTGAAATTTTCTAcgttttatcatttttaattttaatgATATAAATTCTAAACTTTATTAAACCTTaataagatttgattaatatactttcaTAATATTGCTGCAACATAATACGGGTAAACGGTAACTTTAGGCAACGTAGGATTCTATTTATTTTCATATGCTGATTATATTCTGAAGAGAACTTTATTTTGCCATCATGTTTATTGATTATGATCCCTTCAAGATGCAGCAGAAGATGAAACTTAGAGTTCTTTTTATGTCGTCCTTTGTTGGCGAATTATTCATTAAATTGTCGAGTACAATATACATCTTCAAAGAACACAAAGAATGTCGTACTTTTATTCgggattaataataataataataataataataataataataataataataataataataataataataataataataataaaaaggggccctgcttttgatgatgccgcgcaggtgcttactgcgactacaggttctgatatattaggtcaccctagtgaaattgctgcccccaaacttatgaagaaattggcagacatttatttcacgacggttgctgctgcctcagagtctgttatctctttgacaccacgccagcttgctttatggcagtctcaacagggttctcactcctctgactggttacgtgcggttcctatctcagggttggggcagactatgaacgggagaacttaccgtagtgtgctggggtatcgtctaggtgttccgttattcacggtatctaggccctgtcctgcttgctctcgggtttttctttggggatgtttttggggaccacgttgtttcttgtactggttctgtgggcgttaaacatcggcataaccttgtccgggacactcttttcgacatctgctatagatccgtATTCTGCGGGAAGGaagttgatatcggtttggttgatgggcatggtggctctcttcgtcctgcggatttattgctttattcatgGGAcatggggcgtgatgtgtgcgtcgacctgacaggttcttcacctttgactcagactgggttggCAGATTTTATGCCGGgtcgggttgttgctgatgctgctcagcggaagtgtgctaagtatgaggatttgtgcgcggcatcggattatggtttcctacctttctctttctcttcacttgggaagctgggttcggatgatgttgccttgctcaagcgaatccagaaattctcggtatctcaggatgcgggggctcgggtggccgcttacatttttactagacttagctttgctgttgctaagggtgtgggagcccagattgtttctcgactccccaccaatttcatgtaaacttttgtttttcatttaatgatagctgcgcgcatccttctataataataataatatttccttTGTTTCAATTGAGACGGACGAAGTATATGCTTTAAGATGGTCAATCCGACTAAGTCACTAATAAACTGCGACGCTTGTAAACACTTTAAAGTAACCTGCATGCAAATTACACAAAATGTTAATCCATGCATTCAAAAATAATCTTCAAAGGCCTATGGgttcacaaataggattatacatccagttgtaccataagcatagtacaaccaagtataagaatctgagcttatgtgtattctttctgagctaatttaaagTTCTTTTTAATGTCTAAAAGGATgaactcaatactttctaataaagctcatattctttaatataaagctcggatactttgacacaaagctcagattctacacggtacaacatatacaactggttgtatagtccatgaattgctATGGGTTGGACCCCTATTAGTTATCGATCTCCGTCCATTACTTTGTGTGGCGATTGTTGCATAGTCCATGATGCTTGCACCATTGAGTCAAAAAGCAAGGATAAGTCATGGGTGGCTGGCACGGTGGACGATGTCGATAGAAAGTCTGAAATCGAAAATTGTTGTGGCGGCTACATAGGTTGTGGACGGGTCGGCGATGGGTGTGGAACTTCTAAGGTTCTCTGTTTGTAGACCCGGCTGCGCTTGGAGCTATATCTACAAATACAACCATGAGAAGCGGTATTTATAGTAGGAGataaacacaaataaagaatttATAATGTGCTCTAATAAAACACTTCTCAAATAAGATagacatttcaccaaaaaaaaaaacaaaataggaTAGACGTAAATCTTTATAGTTAATGATTTTCTTACTAATTTTTTTAATATTGTATAAACGTAAATGTTAGAAATACCTCTTGAGTCTTGTATCATACTCTTAATAGATTACGGTTTAAAAAGTCAATAACTTTGTGGACATAATTCCAAAcatacactagtagaaaaaacccctacaGTGGCGGTCGAAAATGaccttttgtggcggtttttaAAGGTTTAGGGTCCTTCGTATATCACGGGGTCGTATAAAACTTtgcggcggttgtacaaccgccactaTAGCTCACCTATAGTGGCGGTTGTTATAATAACCGCCGTTATAGACTTACATAAAACGACGGTTGTTAGCCAAGAACCGCCACTGTAATTCATCTACAATGGCGGTTATTTTCagaaaaccgccaccataggtatTTCTATAATAAATTTGTACCACAACCCGCAGTACGGGTTCCCTATAACGTCGGTTGTTGTTAAAGAACCGCCACTAAAGGTAGCTACGGCATCGGTTGTTAGTAAAAAACCGCCACTAAAGGCGAAATAATAGTGGCGTTTCATATTAATAACCGCCATCatagataattttttttttttttttaaaaaaaatatttgctACCAAAATTTCGATAGCAATGTCCTATAGATTTTAAAAGCCAAATAGCAAAATATACAAAAAATACATACAAAAGAATATAAGCCAACGAACTTGCATATCATCCGACAAAACAATAATATTGATGTTCAAAATTATACAAAATAATCACATACACGTCTTAGTTAATAGACTAATCAACTTTACATATTCCCTAAATAGTTGTTAGCCTACACCTCTTTAACATCCTTCATCTCGCCAATTGACATTCTTAAATCTGCAATGACACATTTAACAAAACCATTAGTAAGAAAATCAAACCAAACATTATTAAACCAACGTCTAACTTTACTAAAAATTAACCTA is a genomic window containing:
- the LOC141629340 gene encoding uncharacterized protein LOC141629340, producing the protein MTKWSIHLSGYDLQFEPRTAIKSQALADFVSDFCPATHGEAEEGMLAITGNQDGEIWTLYIDGASNARGASVGLVLRSPKGDMIVQAIRCEFKATNNEAEYEALVLRMQMASGLKVRNLRVYSDSLLVVNHVNNEFVARDSKMIAYLKIATEQKLKFRTFKITQVPREQNVEADALATLGSTFQPTELSNIPITHVLTPPSVRGADRDR